A window of Cohnella herbarum contains these coding sequences:
- a CDS encoding LacI family DNA-binding transcriptional regulator, producing MVTKKEIAEHLGISRTAVSLVLNNTPSSTISGETRNKILQAAKELGYRDVETSPKLCFVLYDRDADDPRYISDLQVIERAASRYGYGLIFMNVTKAPDSMSRLRKALESKEIDGCIVSGDVDGHLIQILREYDTPYVLYGFPLYDDLEDLNYVMFDDKKLAYDATRYLMSLGHERIALFTGSLDYKIHQLSLEGFLEAHEAAGISLDRSLIQISNDENGYELCKRAEMLKLEYSAAFCANTIIQFGVLQRLQSTGVSVPNDISLVGSGFTELVRVSVPQLTTYYVHESEKATTVTLLVDIINSRGSGKRTCSIKEFVRFEGGTASVRKS from the coding sequence ATGGTTACGAAAAAGGAGATCGCTGAGCACCTCGGCATATCGCGCACTGCCGTTTCCCTCGTACTGAACAATACCCCAAGCAGCACGATCTCGGGCGAGACGCGCAACAAAATCTTGCAAGCGGCCAAAGAACTCGGTTATCGCGACGTAGAGACTTCTCCCAAGCTGTGTTTCGTCCTCTATGACCGTGATGCGGACGACCCTCGTTATATCAGCGATCTGCAAGTGATCGAACGGGCTGCAAGCCGCTACGGTTACGGCTTGATCTTCATGAACGTAACGAAAGCTCCGGATTCCATGAGCAGGCTGCGGAAAGCTCTGGAAAGCAAAGAGATCGACGGATGTATCGTTTCCGGAGACGTGGACGGGCATTTGATCCAAATCCTTCGGGAATACGACACTCCATACGTGCTATACGGTTTTCCCTTGTACGATGATCTCGAAGATTTGAATTACGTGATGTTCGACGATAAGAAGCTAGCCTATGACGCTACGCGTTACCTCATGTCGCTAGGGCATGAACGCATTGCTTTGTTTACGGGAAGCTTGGATTACAAAATTCACCAACTATCGTTGGAAGGCTTCCTCGAAGCGCACGAAGCCGCCGGTATTTCCCTCGACCGATCGCTCATTCAGATAAGCAACGACGAGAACGGCTACGAGCTCTGCAAGAGGGCCGAGATGCTGAAACTGGAATACTCGGCCGCTTTCTGCGCGAATACGATCATTCAATTCGGCGTCCTGCAACGATTGCAAAGCACCGGCGTATCCGTTCCGAACGACATCAGCCTGGTCGGCTCGGGTTTCACCGAACTCGTAAGGGTGAGCGTTCCCCAGTTGACGACTTATTACGTGCACGAATCCGAGAAAGCCACGACCGTTACGTTGCTAGTCGACATTATAAATAGCCGCGGTTCGGGTAAACGCACCTGCAGCATTAAGGAATTCGTTCGTTTCGAGGGAGGTACGGCATCGGTTAGAAAATCGTAA
- a CDS encoding alpha-L-rhamnosidase-related protein, with amino-acid sequence MEASWIVYPGDYELWLHREVSLRRDERLSIVPPFWRLDTHYGNVKFYRWIDLEQEEQVNLYVEGRYNIAINDRYVYGNPSKFTVPAGKSLLAVSVVAEVVCPAIFLQGQSFVSDSEWKVTANNHRIVTAASLNFQDPMRPPSSHKLAVEPIVPTAATLLDKSSTLIDFGKETFGYVRLHGIRGQGQIGLFYGESREEALSVEACETYDLIQLDETSLGDDPKLMTYTHPSSRAFRYVQVVCEEGIQVEDVSALYEYLPVEYKGKFRCSDDRINEIWNISLYTLHLTTREFFLDGIKRDRWVWSGDACQSFLMNYYSFFDNAVCRRTLIALRGKDPVETHINHILDYSFYWILSLQDYYDYSGDTEFVRDHYPKALSLLEFCAGRENDSGFFEGQPDDWVFVDWAEMNNRGEVCFEQVLYCRSLEIVAGFAERFDDAKKASALLVKSRELREKIIQAFWDPDAGGLVHGRREGVLDEKVTKYANMFALSYGYLNETQTESVIRNVMLNDEVQRIVTPYMRFYELAALCGIGETSRVVEEIKSYWGGMLDLGATSFWETFDPSQSGSEHYAMYGRPFGKSLCHSWGASPLYLLGKYVLGVRPTEPGYAAYILEPSLGGLDWIEGSVPTPSGEIAVYADANVIKLTVPEGKGLLRFRSSIDPRSSDVAISCVGEDVYEAELVPHSNVLVHYRSF; translated from the coding sequence ATGGAAGCCTCATGGATCGTTTATCCCGGAGATTACGAGTTATGGTTGCATCGCGAGGTCAGTCTAAGGCGGGACGAACGGTTGTCTATCGTTCCGCCTTTCTGGCGTCTGGATACGCATTACGGCAACGTTAAATTCTACAGATGGATAGACCTAGAACAGGAAGAACAAGTAAATCTTTACGTTGAAGGTCGTTACAATATCGCGATTAACGACCGTTATGTATACGGTAATCCGAGTAAGTTCACGGTTCCGGCCGGCAAATCCCTGCTTGCGGTATCCGTTGTCGCGGAAGTCGTTTGCCCCGCTATTTTCCTGCAAGGGCAATCCTTCGTCTCGGACAGCGAATGGAAAGTGACCGCGAACAATCACCGCATCGTTACTGCCGCTTCTCTGAATTTCCAAGATCCGATGCGACCTCCATCCAGCCACAAGTTAGCTGTCGAGCCGATCGTTCCGACTGCCGCAACCCTTCTCGATAAGTCTTCCACGCTCATCGATTTCGGCAAAGAGACTTTCGGATACGTGAGACTGCACGGCATTCGCGGCCAAGGCCAAATCGGTCTGTTCTATGGCGAATCGAGAGAAGAGGCTCTCTCCGTCGAAGCTTGCGAAACTTACGATCTGATCCAACTCGACGAAACTTCTTTGGGGGACGATCCGAAGCTGATGACTTACACGCATCCTTCATCCCGGGCGTTTCGATACGTTCAGGTCGTCTGCGAGGAGGGCATCCAAGTCGAGGACGTATCTGCCCTCTATGAATATTTGCCCGTGGAATACAAGGGAAAATTCCGATGCTCGGACGATCGGATCAATGAAATCTGGAATATCTCCCTCTACACCTTGCATTTGACGACGCGGGAATTTTTTCTCGATGGCATTAAACGAGACCGGTGGGTTTGGTCCGGCGACGCCTGCCAAAGTTTCCTGATGAACTACTACTCTTTCTTCGACAACGCCGTTTGCCGCCGGACTCTGATCGCGCTTCGAGGAAAAGATCCAGTAGAAACGCATATCAATCATATTCTCGATTACAGCTTCTATTGGATTCTCTCTCTGCAAGATTATTACGACTACTCGGGAGATACGGAGTTCGTTCGCGACCACTATCCGAAGGCGCTATCTCTGCTCGAGTTCTGCGCGGGGCGCGAGAACGATTCGGGATTCTTTGAAGGCCAGCCCGACGATTGGGTATTCGTCGATTGGGCGGAGATGAACAACCGGGGCGAGGTCTGTTTCGAGCAGGTGCTCTATTGCCGAAGTCTAGAGATCGTAGCCGGCTTCGCGGAACGATTCGACGACGCGAAGAAGGCTTCCGCCTTGCTCGTCAAGAGCCGCGAGCTTCGGGAGAAGATCATCCAAGCGTTCTGGGATCCCGATGCAGGAGGACTCGTGCACGGCAGGCGCGAGGGCGTTTTGGACGAGAAAGTGACGAAATACGCGAATATGTTCGCGCTTAGCTATGGCTACTTGAATGAAACCCAAACGGAATCGGTTATCCGTAACGTTATGTTAAACGATGAAGTCCAGCGGATCGTAACTCCTTACATGAGATTTTACGAACTGGCTGCGTTGTGCGGGATCGGAGAAACGTCTCGCGTCGTGGAAGAAATCAAAAGTTATTGGGGAGGCATGCTCGACCTCGGGGCGACCTCGTTCTGGGAAACGTTCGATCCTTCCCAGAGCGGATCGGAGCATTACGCCATGTATGGCAGACCGTTCGGCAAGAGCCTTTGCCACTCCTGGGGAGCCAGCCCGCTCTACCTGCTGGGCAAATACGTATTGGGCGTTCGCCCGACCGAACCCGGTTACGCGGCCTATATCTTGGAACCGTCGCTTGGAGGATTGGACTGGATCGAGGGCTCCGTGCCGACTCCGTCCGGCGAAATTGCGGTCTATGCCGATGCGAACGTAATCAAGCTGACCGTGCCGGAGGGCAAAGGTTTGCTGCGCTTCCGCAGCTCGATCGATCCACGGAGTTCCGACGTCGCAATCTCCTGCGTAGGCGAAGACGTTTATGAGGCGGAACTGGTCCCTCATTCGAACGTGCTTGTCCATTATCGAAGTTTCTAA
- a CDS encoding Gfo/Idh/MocA family protein: MIKIGLIGTGFMGKMHAACYEALEGKADFQVTAVADDNVENATMIAKKFGAKVYASGEQLISEADVNTIDICLPTFLHTKHALQALDRGYDVFIEKPVCLEESEAVQLLEAKKKSSGKVMVGHCIRFWPEYEYLKKIKDEGTYGAMISGVFKRVSPRPTWGWNDWLLDGKRSGSAALDLHIHDVDYVRYLLGEPESTSSTAVNNGGYADHIFSTYKFGQTVVSLEGSWGYPEGFPFEMSYRVKFEQATVAFTPNGLDVYTEAGEHIRPELAGDAPQGGASSDVGGNVSSLGGYYNELLYFLRCLQEGKEITVSTLEEGIASFRLARREIANSLR; the protein is encoded by the coding sequence ATGATCAAGATCGGGTTAATCGGCACGGGATTCATGGGCAAGATGCATGCCGCTTGTTACGAGGCGTTGGAAGGCAAGGCGGACTTCCAGGTTACGGCGGTCGCGGACGACAATGTCGAGAACGCTACGATGATTGCCAAGAAATTCGGGGCGAAGGTATACGCGTCCGGGGAGCAATTAATCAGCGAGGCGGATGTGAACACGATCGATATCTGCCTGCCGACGTTCCTCCATACGAAACACGCATTGCAAGCGTTGGATCGCGGTTACGACGTCTTCATCGAAAAACCGGTTTGTCTGGAAGAGTCCGAGGCGGTGCAACTGCTCGAAGCGAAGAAGAAATCGTCGGGCAAAGTGATGGTCGGACACTGCATCCGGTTCTGGCCGGAGTACGAGTACTTGAAAAAGATCAAGGACGAAGGAACATACGGGGCGATGATTTCCGGCGTCTTCAAGAGAGTTAGCCCGCGGCCGACGTGGGGATGGAACGATTGGCTGCTGGACGGTAAACGCAGCGGATCGGCGGCGCTCGACCTGCATATCCACGACGTAGATTACGTTCGTTATTTGCTCGGCGAACCGGAGTCGACGTCGAGCACGGCGGTGAACAACGGCGGTTATGCGGATCATATTTTCAGCACTTACAAGTTCGGGCAGACGGTCGTCTCCTTGGAAGGAAGCTGGGGCTACCCGGAAGGCTTCCCGTTCGAGATGTCCTACCGCGTCAAGTTCGAGCAAGCGACGGTCGCTTTTACTCCGAACGGCTTGGACGTGTATACGGAAGCGGGAGAGCACATCCGGCCCGAGCTGGCCGGGGACGCGCCGCAAGGCGGTGCCTCGTCGGACGTGGGCGGGAATGTATCATCTCTCGGCGGCTATTATAACGAGTTGCTCTACTTCCTGCGATGCTTGCAGGAAGGCAAGGAGATAACGGTTTCTACGCTCGAAGAGGGGATAGCATCGTTCAGGCTTGCGAGAAGAGAAATCGCTAACTCTCTCCGATAA
- a CDS encoding sugar phosphate isomerase/epimerase family protein: MKKGINAWSFPAGMGTKDCIRLAKSAGFEGIELALAEDGELSLDSGKAEVTELRAFADDTGIELTSLASGLYWTYSLTSNSVSTRSKALDIGRKQLETAAQLGVDTILLIPGAVGVDFIPGSEVVPYDVAYERAQVAVTQLATTAAEYKVNIGIENVWNKFLISPLEMRRFIDEIGSPWVGSYLDIGNTLLTGYPEHWISILGERIKKVHFKDYRRQAGGLHGFVDLLAGDVDYPSVVAALTAAGYDDYVIAEMIPNYTHHTEQIIYNTSSSMDRILGRETAR; the protein is encoded by the coding sequence ATGAAGAAGGGCATTAACGCATGGTCATTTCCGGCCGGAATGGGAACCAAGGATTGCATTCGCCTTGCCAAGTCCGCCGGGTTCGAAGGAATAGAGCTTGCTCTGGCAGAGGATGGGGAGCTAAGCCTCGATAGCGGAAAGGCCGAAGTTACGGAGCTAAGAGCATTCGCCGACGATACGGGCATCGAACTGACGAGCTTAGCGTCCGGTTTGTACTGGACTTATTCCCTGACCAGCAACAGCGTGTCTACGAGAAGTAAAGCCTTGGACATCGGCCGTAAACAATTGGAGACCGCGGCTCAGCTTGGCGTGGATACGATTTTGCTTATTCCGGGCGCGGTAGGCGTCGATTTTATACCCGGGTCCGAGGTCGTCCCTTATGACGTCGCTTATGAACGGGCGCAAGTAGCCGTTACGCAATTGGCAACGACGGCTGCCGAATACAAAGTCAATATCGGGATAGAGAACGTATGGAATAAATTTCTTATATCGCCTTTGGAGATGAGAAGGTTCATCGACGAAATCGGATCGCCATGGGTAGGCTCCTATTTGGATATCGGCAATACGTTATTAACCGGATACCCGGAACACTGGATCTCGATTCTCGGAGAACGGATCAAGAAGGTGCATTTCAAGGATTACCGGAGGCAAGCAGGCGGGTTGCACGGTTTCGTCGATTTGTTGGCGGGCGACGTGGACTACCCTTCGGTCGTTGCGGCGTTAACGGCGGCAGGATACGACGACTACGTCATTGCGGAGATGATTCCTAATTATACCCATCATACGGAGCAAATCATCTATAACACATCGTCTTCGATGGATCGCATATTGGGGAGGGAGACAGCAAGATGA
- a CDS encoding AraC family transcriptional regulator has protein sequence MDFTKTKLKLEIEVSHLITLHYFEFAKDYIFAGEQHDFWELVYVDAGEIEVTADHNGYVLKQGDIIFHQPNEHHSLWANNRIAPNVIVITFECRSPAMRFFENKTFHLGNGDRNLLASVLKYGFQAFEPPFDDPRYNRLVRRTDVAFGAEQYIRLYLELFLMSIISQGYADTGGNRLSTAAKERSENDVTGKLIAYMDEHITGDLTLEQMCEHLYISKSFLVRLFKQKTGQSVMKYYKNLKIEKAKNLIRECRHNFTEIAEMLKYASIHSFSRQFKHVTGQTPSEYSRSVQARI, from the coding sequence ATGGATTTTACGAAAACCAAGCTGAAGTTGGAGATAGAGGTATCTCATCTGATCACCCTGCACTATTTTGAATTTGCCAAAGATTATATATTCGCGGGCGAACAGCATGATTTCTGGGAACTGGTGTACGTGGATGCGGGAGAAATCGAAGTGACCGCCGACCATAACGGATACGTGCTGAAGCAAGGCGATATTATTTTCCATCAACCGAACGAGCATCACAGCCTATGGGCCAACAATCGAATCGCCCCTAACGTGATCGTTATCACTTTCGAATGCCGAAGTCCGGCCATGCGTTTTTTCGAGAACAAAACATTCCATCTCGGCAACGGAGATCGCAATCTGCTCGCGTCCGTCCTCAAATACGGCTTTCAAGCGTTCGAGCCTCCTTTCGATGACCCAAGGTACAACCGATTGGTCCGCAGAACCGACGTCGCGTTTGGAGCCGAGCAATATATCAGGCTTTATCTGGAGCTGTTCCTTATGAGCATCATTTCTCAGGGATATGCGGATACCGGAGGGAACCGGCTCTCTACGGCCGCAAAGGAACGCAGCGAGAATGACGTGACCGGCAAGCTGATCGCCTATATGGATGAACATATAACGGGCGATCTTACGCTAGAGCAGATGTGCGAACACCTTTATATCAGCAAATCGTTCCTTGTACGCCTGTTCAAGCAGAAAACCGGTCAAAGCGTCATGAAGTACTATAAAAACCTCAAAATCGAAAAAGCCAAAAACCTCATTCGCGAATGCCGGCATAACTTTACCGAGATCGCGGAAATGCTTAAATATGCTAGCATCCATAGTTTTTCGCGCCAGTTTAAGCATGTGACGGGACAGACGCCATCCGAATATTCCCGTTCGGTTCAAGCACGGATATGA
- a CDS encoding helix-turn-helix domain-containing protein — MMERLEQSEIGNVLYYGLTSIDVHSSTEEWGPRNVNEYTMLVVKEGNGSLACESIMSKLERGKCFVFPPGSPIEIKVSDVGISLYRLTFDKMIIAATVTGAKDALETSGFPCKGELLCSPFSDCLDYLEGIYRNRTALDEMKVLERHIRFQQLLLFLLQQNLTPNKEWNVRQSVEQTIEQMKRYYHDPWTVERLSELANVPRWQYTRLFKGMTGKIPLQYLNEVRIDRAKQLLLVTNDPMFDIAQNVGFGDEYYFNRRFKQAVGVSPGIYRRNNRENIQVWAPFLEDYLVALGVTPAMQCSHANWGKQEYLGLNEVPTFDIETEDVEALSGVKPDFIMMEESFERWIPFDRLNRLAPTFKVTHSGEDWRTTLRTVADLLGKMDKVKEIIGEYEHKANEAKKILKSSIQGQTVACLRVSDAGVYLYSGADHGYTGPVLYKDLGLTPPELVTQLTSQDRRVPLTPEQLVRLDADHVVITFDRLSERGSRSAIDVIHWQMLPAVRNQRVYEVDFLAWMNYGVLSHNRKIDDLLKIFA; from the coding sequence ATGATGGAACGCCTTGAGCAATCGGAGATTGGAAATGTCTTATATTATGGACTGACGAGCATTGATGTCCACTCTTCAACGGAGGAGTGGGGGCCTCGAAACGTCAATGAATATACGATGCTTGTCGTGAAGGAAGGTAACGGAAGCTTAGCTTGTGAAAGCATTATGTCAAAGCTGGAGCGAGGCAAATGCTTCGTATTTCCGCCTGGCAGTCCTATCGAGATTAAGGTCTCCGATGTCGGGATAAGCTTGTATCGGCTTACCTTTGATAAAATGATCATAGCAGCTACCGTTACCGGAGCGAAAGACGCGTTGGAGACTTCAGGATTTCCTTGTAAGGGGGAGTTGCTGTGCTCTCCGTTCTCAGATTGCTTAGATTACCTTGAGGGGATATACCGCAACCGTACCGCCCTAGATGAAATGAAGGTATTGGAACGGCATATTCGATTCCAGCAACTGCTGCTCTTTCTTTTACAACAAAATCTTACTCCTAACAAGGAATGGAACGTGAGGCAATCAGTCGAGCAAACGATCGAGCAAATGAAACGTTATTACCACGATCCGTGGACGGTGGAGCGACTATCCGAATTGGCTAATGTCCCTAGGTGGCAGTATACGCGTTTGTTTAAGGGAATGACGGGAAAAATACCGCTCCAGTATTTGAACGAGGTGAGGATCGATAGAGCGAAGCAGTTGCTGCTCGTAACGAATGATCCGATGTTCGATATCGCACAGAATGTCGGCTTTGGCGATGAGTACTATTTTAATCGTCGATTCAAGCAAGCGGTCGGCGTCTCTCCAGGCATCTATAGACGTAACAATCGTGAAAATATCCAGGTGTGGGCACCTTTTCTTGAAGATTATTTGGTCGCACTAGGAGTAACGCCTGCGATGCAATGCTCCCATGCCAACTGGGGGAAACAGGAATATCTCGGATTAAACGAGGTACCGACATTTGATATCGAGACCGAGGATGTCGAAGCCCTTTCCGGCGTCAAACCGGATTTTATCATGATGGAAGAGAGTTTCGAGCGGTGGATCCCGTTTGATCGGTTAAACCGTTTAGCGCCGACCTTTAAAGTAACCCATTCGGGAGAGGATTGGAGAACGACGCTGCGAACGGTAGCCGATCTGTTGGGGAAGATGGATAAGGTCAAAGAAATCATCGGCGAATACGAGCATAAAGCGAACGAGGCCAAGAAAATACTAAAGAGTTCGATTCAAGGGCAGACGGTTGCCTGCCTTCGCGTATCCGATGCCGGTGTTTACTTATACTCGGGTGCGGATCACGGTTACACGGGGCCGGTATTGTACAAGGATCTTGGACTGACGCCTCCGGAACTCGTTACGCAACTAACGAGTCAGGATAGAAGGGTTCCGTTAACGCCCGAGCAGTTGGTTAGGCTTGATGCCGATCATGTGGTCATAACCTTCGATAGGCTTTCGGAACGGGGAAGTCGATCAGCGATCGACGTGATTCATTGGCAAATGCTTCCGGCAGTCCGGAATCAACGAGTATACGAGGTTGATTTCTTAGCATGGATGAATTACGGAGTGCTTTCCCATAACCGGAAAATCGATGATCTGCTGAAGATATTTGCTTGA
- a CDS encoding ABC transporter substrate-binding protein, producing the protein MASTKFKFTVGMVAMLAAAIGLAGCGSNDNSSANEASAPPSESQATTTAQQPETGSETVRKVTDEFGEIEIPVNPQRVAGIYLEDYLTALGVEPIVQWYHPSWGKQDYLGLDMPQFDITGSMEAMVAADPDLIIVDGGVDAAKYEQYSKVAPTYRIPEQYLGDSTEVLKQVADVLGIPEKAETKLSEYNQKISDAKAKFQSTIGKETVAVVRLNIGDKTLALFGTKNRFTGFIYNQLGLTPHPMTVMEDFQKVLSEEAIPELDADHIIIFPSNGAWDSKENQEAVKLLDSPLWKSLPAVKNNHVYSYDRSHWQSGAIIANEMKIDDLLKSLAP; encoded by the coding sequence ATGGCAAGTACAAAATTTAAGTTCACGGTAGGGATGGTCGCAATGCTAGCTGCGGCGATCGGATTGGCAGGATGCGGATCCAATGATAACTCTTCGGCAAATGAAGCAAGTGCGCCGCCATCCGAAAGTCAGGCGACTACGACCGCTCAACAGCCTGAGACCGGATCGGAAACTGTTCGTAAAGTGACGGATGAGTTCGGAGAAATCGAAATTCCGGTGAACCCGCAAAGGGTCGCAGGAATTTACTTAGAGGATTATTTGACGGCGCTTGGAGTAGAACCGATCGTGCAGTGGTATCATCCAAGCTGGGGGAAACAGGATTATCTAGGCTTGGATATGCCTCAGTTCGACATCACCGGCAGTATGGAAGCGATGGTGGCGGCCGATCCCGATCTGATTATCGTTGACGGAGGAGTAGACGCGGCGAAATACGAACAGTATTCTAAAGTAGCTCCCACCTATCGCATTCCGGAACAGTATCTCGGTGATTCGACGGAAGTCCTTAAGCAGGTTGCGGATGTATTGGGAATTCCGGAGAAGGCAGAAACCAAGCTGAGTGAGTACAATCAGAAAATCAGCGATGCGAAAGCGAAGTTCCAATCGACAATAGGGAAAGAGACTGTTGCCGTAGTGCGATTAAACATCGGGGACAAAACGCTTGCCTTGTTCGGTACTAAGAATAGATTCACAGGGTTCATCTATAACCAGCTTGGACTCACGCCACATCCGATGACAGTGATGGAAGATTTTCAAAAAGTCCTATCGGAGGAAGCGATACCGGAACTCGATGCGGATCACATTATCATTTTCCCATCCAACGGAGCCTGGGACTCTAAGGAGAACCAGGAAGCGGTCAAATTGCTGGATAGCCCGTTATGGAAATCGCTGCCGGCCGTTAAGAACAATCACGTCTATTCGTACGATCGTTCTCATTGGCAATCCGGAGCGATCATCGCGAATGAAATGAAGATCGATGATCTGTTAAAGAGCCTGGCTCCATAA
- a CDS encoding nucleotidyltransferase-like protein, whose protein sequence is MDNRAFYLERLGQEEGLVSLLLVANPFSYQPLIDGMDRLALIVTTVSNHDKETEHWIWRDARIQVRRVTPDKLERWIVNSPNRNVIYWLVQGEILIDRDNYLTNLRERLMEWSPLIREQKLLSEFSQFVRSYLQAKQDLRDGQVLDAYSNVLASLHYWAHIALVEEGMHPELTVWEQMRRVNPGIYKLFEELTTSGETLEQRVQLVLLACEFSMLNKMASSCSLLIRLIESRSESWAPSELLQHPDLAGLSLELSVLLQKLVSRGCIREVAKPSRYGLNGLLELRYTASLSK, encoded by the coding sequence ATGGACAATAGGGCCTTCTATTTAGAAAGGTTGGGCCAAGAAGAAGGATTGGTCAGTCTTCTGCTCGTGGCGAATCCATTTTCGTATCAACCGCTTATCGACGGTATGGATCGATTGGCTTTAATCGTAACGACCGTATCTAATCACGACAAGGAAACTGAACATTGGATTTGGAGAGACGCGCGTATCCAAGTAAGAAGGGTAACACCGGATAAGCTGGAGCGCTGGATCGTCAACAGTCCGAATCGTAACGTTATCTACTGGCTCGTTCAGGGCGAGATCTTGATCGATCGCGATAACTATCTGACTAACTTGCGCGAACGATTGATGGAATGGTCTCCGCTAATTCGCGAGCAGAAGCTGCTGAGCGAGTTTTCGCAATTCGTTCGTTCCTATTTGCAAGCGAAACAAGATCTAAGAGATGGCCAAGTGTTAGATGCCTATTCTAATGTGTTAGCTTCGCTGCACTATTGGGCGCACATTGCGTTAGTAGAAGAGGGGATGCATCCGGAACTGACAGTGTGGGAGCAAATGCGCAGAGTTAATCCTGGGATCTATAAGCTATTCGAAGAATTAACGACAAGCGGAGAGACGCTGGAACAAAGAGTGCAACTCGTGCTGCTGGCTTGCGAATTTTCCATGCTTAACAAAATGGCGTCTTCCTGTTCGTTGCTCATCCGTCTTATCGAAAGTCGAAGCGAGTCGTGGGCACCGTCCGAACTGCTGCAGCATCCCGATCTTGCGGGGTTGTCGTTGGAGCTATCCGTTCTACTGCAGAAGCTTGTGAGTCGCGGTTGTATTCGGGAAGTTGCGAAGCCATCACGGTACGGTTTAAACGGATTATTGGAGCTAAGATATACGGCTTCTTTAAGTAAATAA
- a CDS encoding DUF2614 family zinc ribbon-containing protein — MKWKASKISTLRTWALLLVFVGMGVMVFGTSGILLFGEVGKIIAAIFMVLGIISCFISMGIYFWVGMLSTSAPVIDCPECGKRTKMLGATDRCMYCHTILTVDAEKATEGAEHLTKSGNASDAPLPTQT, encoded by the coding sequence ATGAAATGGAAAGCCAGCAAAATATCAACATTGCGTACTTGGGCACTGTTGCTCGTATTCGTCGGCATGGGAGTTATGGTCTTCGGAACAAGCGGAATTCTCTTGTTCGGAGAAGTCGGAAAAATCATTGCCGCGATATTCATGGTTCTCGGGATAATCAGTTGCTTCATAAGCATGGGAATCTATTTCTGGGTCGGAATGTTATCCACTAGCGCGCCCGTCATCGACTGCCCGGAATGCGGTAAACGCACGAAAATGTTAGGTGCGACGGATCGATGCATGTATTGCCATACGATACTAACGGTCGATGCGGAGAAAGCAACCGAAGGAGCCGAGCACTTAACCAAATCCGGCAACGCTTCGGATGCCCCATTGCCCACTCAAACCTAA